AACACATTCAATTAAAACCAGCTGGAGAGAGAATAATATTTTTGATACCGATCTTGATGGGCACAAAGTAACAATTGATCTTGGTGAGGAGCAAGGTGGTAATAATGACGGACCACGACCGAAAAAGCTTATGCTTGTTGCCGCCACCGGCTGTTCAGGTCTGGATGTAGTAGAAATGGTACGCAAGATGCGAGTAGATTTAAAAGGGTTTGATATCCGCATCGATGCTGAGATGTCTGATGAACATCCTAAGGTGTACACCTCTATGAAGGTGGTATATGAGTTTACCGGTGATAATCTGCCAGTTGAGAAGCTTGAGAGAGCCTGTAAGCTTTCCTTTGATAAGTACTGCGGTGTGCTTGCTCTTTATAAGAGTGCAGTACCCGTAACTTACGAAGTAGTAATTCATAACTGATAAACTTTTACACTTTATTACAGAAAAATTTCCATATATTTTCATATCTTTGCGGCAGGTTTATCATTTATCAACAGATCATTCTTAAAAAAACATATTAAACATAGGAACTATGCAAACAATGGACTCATTTAATTTTGCCAATAAGAAGGCATTCGTGCGTGTGGATTTCAATGTGCCACTCGATGATAACTTCAACATTACTGATGACACACGTATCCGTGCAGCTGTACCCACTCTGAAGAAAATACTTAAAGATGGCGGCAGCGTTATCATAGGATCACATCTGGGCAGACCAAAGGGTGTTACCGATAAATTTTCTTTAAAGCACATTTTATCACGTGTATCAGAACTTCTTGAAGTGGATGTTAAATTCGCAGAGGATTGCATAGGTGAAACAACCGAAGCAATGGTGGCTGCTCTTCATCCGGGTGAAGCGTTGCTGCTTGAGAATCTTCGTTTCTATGCTGAAGAAGAGGGTAAACCCCGCGGCCTTGCTGCTGATGCAACAGAAGAAGTTGCTGCTGCAAAGAAGGCATTAAAGGAATCACAGAAAGAATTCACAAAGAAACTTGCTACATATGCAGATGTTTACGTGAATGATGCTTTTGGTACTGCACACCGCGCTCATGCATCCACAGCTCTGATTGCTGATCATTTCGACAGTGATCACAAACTGTTTGGCTACCTGCTTCAGAACGAAATCACTGCAGTAGAAAAGGTGATGAAAGATACAGAAAAACCATTTACAGCAATTATGGGTGGTTCTAAAGTGTCTACTAAGATTGAAATTATCAAGAACCTTCTGGATAAGGTGGACAACCTGATCCTTGCAGGTGGTATGACATACACATTCGCAAAAGCTTTCGGTGGTAAGATCGGTAACTCTATAGTAGAGGATGATAAGCTTGATCTTGCAAGAGAGCTGGTTGAACTAGCAAAAGAAAAAGGTGTAAACCTTGTACTTGCAACCGACACTAAGATTGCCGACAGCTTCAGCAATGATGCAAAAACCGACTTCGCTTCAGTAAAAAATATACCTGATGGTTGGGAAGGTCTGGATATCGGTCCTGAATCTGAAAAACTGTTTACTGAGGTAATCAAAAACTCAAAGACTATTCTTTGGAACGGTCCAGTAGGTGTATTCGAATTTGACAACTTCGCGAAAGGTTCACTTGCTGTATCAAATGCAATTGTAGAAGCAACTAAAAATGGTGCTTTCTCACTTGTTGGTGGTGGCGACTCAGTAGCTTGCGTTAACAAATTCGGTCACGCTGATCAAGTTTCATACGTATCAACAGGAGGTGGTGCTCTTCTTGAGATGATCGAAGGAAAAGTTCTTCCGGGAATTAAAGCAATCAGGGGGTATTAATACCACTGACTAATTAAGCCATAAAATATCCACGGGGGCGGGTCATTCGTTTGACACCGCCCCTGTTTTGTTTTACAACACTCTTGTCAGACAGATTTAATACAAGAGTACTGCTTCAGTATTGTTCCTGATACAGTAATAACTATTATTTATCTGGGCTGAGATGATAGAAGTCAGTAGTGAACTCACTGGGATTCTTTGAAGTTTTAAGCTAATGTATTGGTTTTTTTTGTAATTTTGAAACCAATTTCAAAAAAATACAGGATTATGGGATAAGACTGTAATACCTGATTCGCAATCACAAAAAAATGAATATTTCTTATAACTGGCTCAAGGAGTATCTTAAATTTGATTTAACTCCACAGCAAACTTCTGAGGTACTGACACAGATCGGACTGGAAACAGAGAGTGTAGAGGAGGTTCAGACTATTAAAGGTGGTCTGAAGGGTTTGGTAATTGGTGAAGTCTTAACATGCAAGGATCATCCTAACTCTGATCATCTGCATCTGACTACAGTAAACATTGGTGATGGAAACGAACCCCTGAATATTGTATGCGGTGCACCAAATGTTGCTGCAGGGCAGAAGGTGGTTGTTGCTACTGTTGGCACAACCCTATATTCCGGTGAAGAGGAGTTTAAGATTAAACGCTCTAAAATTCGTGGAGAGGAATCATTAGGTATGATCTGCTCCGAAGCTGAGATCGGTCTGAGTAATAATCATGATGGAATTATTGTTCTTCCTGAGGATGCTGTAGTAGGAACTCCGGCTGCTGAATATTACAATGTTCAGAGTGATTGGGTATTTAGTGTGGATATTACTCCAAACCGTGTCGACGCAGCTTCTCACTATGGTATCGCGCGAGATCTTGCAGCATATCTTAAACAGCAGGGTAAATCGTTCAGTCTGACAAAACCCTCTGTTGATGATTTTGCAATTGACAAAAAAGATGGCGGTATTGAGGTAATAGTTGAAAACAGGGAGGCCTGCCCCAGATATTCGGGACTGACAATACGTGGTGTGACCGTGAAGGAGAGTCCCGACTGGTTAAAGAACAAACTTCTGCTGATTGGTCTGCGTCCCATTAATAATATAGTGGATATCACCAATTTCATTCTGTATGAAACAGGTCACCCAATGCATGCATTTGATGCTGCATATATTAAAGGTGATGAGGTGGTTATCCGCACACTTCCTGAAAAGACCAAATTTACAACCCTTGATGATCAGGAGCGTGAATTGAGAGATAAGGACCTGATGATATGCAACAGTGAAGAGGGAATGTGTATAGCAGGTGTATTCGGCGGTAAAAATTCCGGTGTAACTGAAAACACAAAAGATATATTTCTGGAGTCGGCATATTTCCATCCCACCTGGGTAAGAAAAACAGCCCGCAGACATGGCTTGAACACCGATTCATCATTCCGTTTTGAACGTGGTGCAGATCCAAATAACACAGTTTATGCTCTTAAAAGAGCTGCCTTGCTGGTTAAAGAAATTGCAGGTGGAGAGATAGCAGGCGAGATAAGAGACATCTATCCTGTTGAAATAGAGCGGCCTAAAGTTGTTCTGTCGTATGATAAGACAAACAAGCTTATTGGTAAGGAGATACCAAAAGACGATATAAAGAGCATTCTGAAGAGTCTGGATATTGAAATTGAGGCTGAATCTGAATCTGAACTTACTCTTCGTATCCCCACATACAGGGTTGATGTTACACGTGATGTTGATGTGATTGAGGATATTCTTCGCATATATGGATATAATAATGTAGAAGTGAGCCATTCATTGAAGGCAAATCTTTCATACAAAACAGCTACTGACAGGAAACAAAACCTGCAGACACTTATATCTGAACAGCTTACAGCAAACGGTTTTGATGAGATAATGAATAACTCGCTCACTAAGAAGAGTTATTATGAGATACAGGAGACATATCCTCTGAAAAACTGTGTAACATTGGTGAACCCGTTAAGCAATGACCTTAGCGTTATGCGGCAGACACTTCTGTTTGGCGGACTTGAAAGTATTGTATACAACCGTAACCGTAAACATAGCGATCTCTGTTTCTATGAGTTTGGTAATTGCTACTTCTATGATGCAGACAAGAAAAAGGATAATGATATACTTGCAGAGTACTCTGAATCAACCTATGCAGGTTTATGGATAACAGGCAAGCGTACACATAAAAACTGGGCTGCACCTGAGGAGCAAAGCTCTGTATTCGAACTGAAAGCTCATATTGAGAACATAATGATCAGAATCGGGATTGGTAAAGACCGCATTATATATGAACCTCTGCAGAACGATCTCTTCTCCACAGCAATGTCAATTGGCACAAATAACAGAAAATTGGGTTATTTTGGGGTTGTATCAAAAGCAATCAGGAAGTCATTCGATATAGAATCAGAAGTATTCTTTGCTGAGTTGAACTGGGATCTGCTGATGAAGGATTCTGAAAAACATAAGGTACAGTTTTTCGAAATCTCCAGATTCCCCGAGGTTAGTCGCGACTTAGCCCTTCTCATAGATAAGAGTGTCACTTTCGCACAGATAGAGCAGGTTGCACTGAAATCAGAAAGAAAATTACTGAAGAATGTTGTTCTGTTTGATGTTTATGAAGGTAAGAATCTGCCAGAAGGCAAGAAATCCTATGCAGTAAACTTTATCATTCAGGATGAAGAGAAAACGCTGACCGACAAGCAGATTGACAAGGTTATGAGCAAGATACAGCAGAACCTTCAAAATGAGCTGGGAGCACAGTTAAGATAATCAGGGATTATAATTTTGAAAATAATCGATATATAGATAAAAAAGAAGCGCAATCAAGATAATATTATGGGAAGAGCATTTGAATACCGCAAAGCAAGAAAGATGAAGAGATGGGGCAATATGGCCCGCGTTTTCACCAAGTTGGGAAGAGAAATAACTATTGCAGTTACAGAAGGTGGTCCCGAGCCCGATTCAAATCCCCGCCTAAGGGTACTAATTCAGCAGGCTAAGAAAGAGAACATGCCTAAGGAGAATGTTGAACGCGCTATAAAGAAAGCAACCGACAAAGATTTCTCCAACTACAAGGAGATGGTTTATGAAGGATATGGTCCTTATGGTATAGCAATTGTTGTGGAAACAGCCACTGACAACCCCACCCGCACAGTTGCAAACGTTCGCAGCTATTTCAACAAGCATGGAGGTTCTCTCGGAACTACAGGCAGTCTTGAGTTCATGTTCGACCATAAATGTGTATTCAAGATCGCTCCAAAAGAGGGAGTTGATCTGGAAGATCTGGAACTAGAACTTATCGATTTCGGAGTTGATGAAGTTGTTAACGAAGAGGAAGATATACTACTTTATGGCGACTTCAAATCATACTCTGATATTCAGAAATATCTGGAAGATAACGGCTTCGAAATCTTTTCAGCCGAATTTGAACGTATCCCCAAAGACACAAAAGATCTTGAACCAAGTCAGCGCGAGCAGATCGAGAAACTACTCGAGAAGTTCGAAGAGGACGATGATGTTCAGAATGTATTCCACAACATGTCTGAAGTGGAAGATGAGGATTAGAACCTATTTCTGCAGCTGGGAGTATCTTTCTAGAGCCTCCTTGGCTGCAGCATAAGAACTTTTTCTCGCGTGCAGTAGATCATCCTCAAGCTTCAGTAGCAGTGCTGCAATTTCAGGATCATTATAGAAACTGTTTCGCAGATGCTCATTAATAGTTTCATACATTCTGTACTTAGCTTGCTCGTTCCTTTTCTGATAGAAGTAACCATTATCCTTTACAAACTTTATATAACGGTCGATCATATCCCAGATCTCCTCAATCCCGATGTTATAATAACCTGAGTAGGTAAGCACTTCAGGAGTCCACCCCGATTCAGGCAATGGAAACAGATGCAGTGCATTTTGAAGCTGCCGTTTGGCAATCTTAGCCTTTGCAATATTATCACCATCGGCCTTGTTAATAACAATACCGTCTGCCATCTCCATTATCCCCCTCTTTATTCCCTGCAGCTCGTCACCCGTTCCTGAAAGCTGTATCAGCAGGAAGAAATCCACCATTGAATGAACTGCAATCTCCGACTGACCCACTCCCACCGTCTCTACTAATATATAGTCAAACCCTGCTGCTTCACAGAGAATTATAATTTCACGCGTCTTTCTTGCAACGCCACCCAGAGAACCTGCAGATGGGGAAGGTCTGATAAAGGCATCCTGTTCAACCGAAAGCCTTTCCATTCTTGTTTTGTCACCAAGTATACTTCCTTTTGAACGCTCACTGGAAGGGTCTATAGCCAGTACAGCAAGTTTATGCCCATTCTTCAGAAGATGCATACCGAATGAGTCGATTGATGTACTTTTCCCTGCGCCCGGCACTCCTGTAATCCCTACTCTGATTGAATTACCTGAGTGTGGCAGACACTTCTCTATAATAGATTGCGCCAGTTCGTGGTGCTCAGGCAGAGAGCTCTCTACAAGCGTTACAGCCTTACTTAGCATTGTGCGGTTACCCGACAAAATACCTTCCACATACTCCTCTGCAGAATTAGTCTTCCTCTTTATCCTCTTCTTAAGATATGGATTTACACTTGGTGGTTGGGTTACTCCTTTATTCACAATCAAACCTTTGTATTTCTCGTCGTTCTCGGGATGTTCCATCATATGATTAAAATTAAAAACCGAATGAAGTCATTTGCAAATTTACTTCATTCGGTCTGTATTATCAATCCGAAAATGAAATATTATTTTTTCGGAGTTACATTACCTTTGATAGTAAGCACATAAACGGTATCCGGAATATTAGTATAAACCCTTATGGTTTTGTTGAAAGTACCTGGACGACGCACAGTTGAATATTGCGCTGAAATGGTCCCCTCCTTACCCGGCAGTATCGGCTGTCGAGTATAGCTTGGAGTTGTACAGCCACAAGAAGAAGATACACGCTGAATTATAATAGGGGCATCACCTGTGTTCTTGAATGTGAATTGAGTTGTAACAGCTCCGATCTCCTCCTTTATTGTACCGAAGTTATGTTCTGTTTTCTGAAATTCCATGGCAGGCTTTTGAGCAAAAGCTAATCCTGTCATAATTAAGCTGAATAGTAGAATAAAACCGACTTTTTTCATTGCAATATATTTTGTTGATAATTTTATCTTAATTTCTAATTGACACAAAAATAACAATTCTGTTTAACAACAGTTCTTTTATTAACTATTTTTTTACTAATACTTTATCACCCTTTGACACAGCATCAGAAATATATTTTACTCCTTATGTACAAAAATCCTTAACAAACATCATCTTCCCGCGTGGCACCGATAGTTGCTATCTTTTAATCTGCAATATCAACTCTTAACCCTTCTGTATGAGAAGTGAATTCTGGAGCATACATACACTGAACTGTGGTTATTCCGTTTGAATAACTACCTTTACGGGTAACGTAAACGGAGTACTCAAAAACGTAAGTACCACGTGGCAGCACATCGAAGTAGAAGTTTGTTGATGCATCTTTAGAGGTTCTGTAATAGATGATACCATTCTGCCAGCTTATACCTGAAACCTGATCGACAGGCTCAAAAGCTGAAGCACGCAAATCTTTCAGATGCACAAATTCAAAATCACGATCCGCACGCAAAGTGAGTCGCACCACCACCTTATCTCCAACCTTAAGCTGTCTCTCCCCACTAATTCTCATCAGCTGCACACCAGATGCACCACTCTCCTCAACAAACAGTTGCTTTTCAATATCGAGAGAACCATCACTCTTACTGATCCTGTCAAGATTCTCATAATATTGCCTGTATAGAGCACCCCAAGCAGGTGCATTACCTATGTGAGTCACTGTTACCCTACCCATATCTGTCGTAATATCACCTCCGCTCCAGCTCTCTTTAATATAACCTGTTCCAGCTTCACCTTTATCCGTTTCAATAATTTTTTCACCTAAGGAGATTGTAGTTGTGCCACTGTCGGAGAACCAGTCATTTCCACTGTTCAGTAATACATAAACCGCATCTGCAGTGGTGTGAGCTGACTCCCAAATCTGAGTCTGCTTCTGCTTCAGAAGCCATCTTTTCATATTATCCATTTCGGTATTGCCGGCACTACCTGCAATAAATGCCTGCATAATGAAGGTGTGTACCGTTACTGCAGATTGTGACATAAATACATTAGCACGGTTATTTGGCCAGTACATACCCAGCTCATCAGAAATAACTGCATGCTCACGGTAGGAATCAAGTATATTTTTTACAATACCACTGTTACCCTCTCTTTCCATCAGTATTGCTATTAATGAACGTTCGTAGAGACCGTAGGCTGACCAGTTTTTCATAATCACCGATTTATAGAAACCGGTCATCTCTTCCACCTGATCATCTACTGGAAACTCACTGTATGCACCCCTCACAAAAAGATATTCAAGATCAGCAGTAGAGATCGTTTTAATACTTTTCCAGTTCCTGTTATATTTCTTAAGATTCTCAAAGCGTCTTAATGCCTCAGCATCAATGTAGCTTACTGCCTTCGACTTCATAGATTGCAGGTCATCAGTAACCACAACTGCACCCAGAGATTTTAGCTGACTGAATCCATACAGTATATATTGAGTTATGCTGACACTTGGATTAAATCCCTTGAACCAGCTCCATCCACCCTCTGTTGTCTGAAGCTCAGTGAGTTTATCAATTGTAGTCAGAGTTAGATTGCGACTCCTGTTAAGATCAAACAGCAGAGCCAGTTTCTCTTTCTGCTCAGACTCATTTTTAGCCTCCATCACCCATGGAGTCTCTTCCAGAAGAATATTTTTCAGTTCACTGTTCTTCTCAAGATCAGAAAGAAGCGTTTCTGCATCGCCGCCCTGTTTTTTCCATGCTTCAACCATTGCTGATACTCTTGGATAGGTTTTACCAATATGAGATGCCAGGATATTTGCATAATATGAGGCAAACCAGGATATGGCGTTATCGCTTACAGGCTGTCCCAGAACAGGCAGTGCCTGCACCGCATACCATGCAGGGTTAGAGGTAAACTCAAGAGTCAGACGATAGTCTGTTTCCGTATCACTACCCCTGTTAATAAGCGACTCCATAGTGAAACTTTTTTTATCATTACCATTTATATCCATACGCATACTCTCTATAACCATCATCCTGTCAGGTAGTATCGCAACGGCATGCTGTTCACCATCACTGAAAAGAGCGCTCTCAGCTACTATACGAATTCCCAAAAGATCTATATCTGAAGGCACAACAAAGGACCATGAAACATCGGTAGATGCACCACTCTCAAGAGATATTGATCTACTGCCATTCATCAGTTCAATATCATCTGTTTCAATATCATTCTGAGGATTGAAGAAAATCAGTTTCACGCTGACTGCAAGAGTAGTGTCAGATAGATTGGAGACCTTTGCAGATATCTCTGTCTTATCTCCATGTCGCAGAAAACGGGGAATATTTGGTGTCACCATCAGCTCCTTCTGTGAAACAGTAAAAGCCTCTGCTGCATCATTACTCAACCTCTTATCGTGAGCCAATACCCTGAAACGCCATCTGGTATTGCTTTCAGGTACAGTAAATGCTATCTGTACCCCACCCTTGTCATCAGTTTTAAGCTGTGGGTAGAAGAATGCAGTCTCATTGAAGTTTCTTCTAACCTGTGGCTGAGCATCGCTCTGCTCTGCAGCACCCGCTGCCATCTCCTCACTCTCAATATCAGAATCAGTCTTTAGTTCAGCATATCCCACTATTTCTGAAGGAGCCGGTTGTGGAGCTGCAGCATCGACCCTTAATGACACCCCTTCGTTCAGGATATTTGAAGTACTGCTCCTAAACATGATCCTTCCATAGTTATACAATGAGAAGCCAAACCAGTTGAATCGGTCGAATTCAAACGTTTTTACATTTTTCGTTGGCAATTGAAAATTACCCATTGCTGTTTCAATGCTGAAAGAGATATCCTGACCAAGTGAGCTCATTGTTCCGTAGCGGTCAAACATATAATTTGAGAGATTCCACGGGTATGTTTGGAAGATATTGTCAAGCGAGTAATCATACATGGAGGCCAGCAACTCAGCAACAGCTGGTCTACCTTTTGAATCTGTCACAGAGATACGCCACTCCTCCTCAGACCCCGGGCGAATCCTGTCCCTGAACACATCAAGTCGTACATTCAATTTCTCATCCTCTTTTTCAGGACGAAGCTCCACTCTGCGTGAATAAAACTCACTATCCTTAACATAAGTAAGAATAAGCGTGAGACCATTCTTATAGCTCTCACTGTATGGAAATGTGAATGTAAGGTTTTGGTTATTCATCAGAATCCACTCCCTTTTAAGGAGAGTTTTTTCCTGCCATAATTCATAAAGCAAATTAACCCTCTCCGAAACACCAAAGATTATCTCTGCACTCTTATTAGGAGAAAAGAGAGTGTTCTTCTCAATGAACCAACTGTTTGTCTTTATTGGCGGTCGTTTATCATTAACCGAGTAAAGTACAAAATCCTTTTCAGCCTCTATCCTATTGCCCCTGTCATCCTCAGATTCAAGCTTCAACCTGTATTTACCCGATTTCAATTTTGACAATTGCTCCTTAATCTCTTTCTGCACACCTGATTCAAACAGACCGCTAAACATAAGTCTATCTGTTGAATCATTCTCCAGCAGTGAGAACAGCTGATAATTCCCTTTGGCAACTATATCGGCACCATCAAGGTTTTTTGCAGCGATAACAATATTATCATCACCATCCTTATCAAACCAGTCAGGCATCTCTGTCTGTAGTATCATTGAGATATCACCTACAGTTACTGTATAACTGCCTGTTTGTGTTTCACCATTTATATCTGTGATGGAAGCCTCCACAACAAATGAGTATATTGCTCTTGGAGATATTCCGCCGTCAGGTTTTTCAGGGATAAATGAGATCACGAACAGACCATCATTATCAGTGACACTAACGCCCTCCGCAAAATGCTCGGGAGAGCTTCGCCACGACCACCACCATGACTGGTTTCTTGAAACTCTCCAATCCACGATAGCATTCTGCAGTTTGATCCCTGAGAAATTCTCAGCCTTGCCTTTAAGAACTATCTCCTCACCAAACTTATAAGTTCCCTCTATCTTGTCAAAAGTAACCTCAAACGTTGGTCGCTTATACTCCTCCACATGGAAACTGACACTACCCTTTTCAGATTCAATTATGAAGGAGCCGGGCAACAATCCCTGAGGCAAAACAAACTCACCTGAAACTGATCCAAACTCATTACTTTTCAGTAGCTGTTTCGACAGCTCTCTGCTGTTTGCATCACGAAGAATAAACTCAACCTGCTTGTCGGTAAGAACCGCAGCTACTCCATCAGCCGAACGGGATAATATTGCTTTAAAGTAGACAGTTTGTCCGGGACGATAAAGCGACCTGTCAGTAAAAATATCAGTTCGTTCAACCACCTCTGAACCCATATCTATTTCTTCTGTATAATATATATGTGAAAATGGGAAACGATTCAGGAATGAGCCGTTATCATCACCTTTTATAGCATGAAAGAAGATATTATTGTCATCTGCTGTATTAGCATAAGCTGCATGACCCTCAGAATTGGTATTCAGCGACGCCACCTCAGTCAACACTGAATTTCGCCAGTTACCCGGTAAATTATAAACCTTTACCAGGGCATTATTAACAGGTGCTCCCGTAGTTCTGTCAACAACAAAAAACTCATACTCATTTTTAGATACAGAACGTGTAAATATTGTAAGATCTGAGACAGCAAAGTAGTATATATCACCCCAGCCATTGTTCTCAATTTCAGGATCTGATGAGAATGTGAGAATATATGAACCGGGAGTAGCTATATCAATATTAAATTCAGTTTCACCCTCCATAAACTCAGGAATATCCTTGAGAGGAATATCAATATCACTGATAAAAGTTCTTTTTCCTTCCAGTCCACGACCAATACCGGAACGCGACATCTGAATATCCAAAGGTGAATCAATCCTGTAAAGTTTTGCAGTGAGAGATTTCAGATTGCGGTAGGAAGCTTTAACCTTCTTCTCTTTTTTTATAGAGAACGTGCTGTTTCCCCTCACAGTAAAAGATGGGTTGGTAAGCCGCTGCAAATGGTTTTCCAGCAGAGATATACGCTCATAATCAGGATACCAGTTTATATATTCATTAAGCAGGTTATATAGTTTTTCCTTTTTCTGATCAGCTGCTAAATTGTCAGAACGGGAGACTCCTATTTCATATAGATTCATTGATGCTATTTTATCAACAATCTCAACACTGAACTCGTTCCCCTCCCACTCTTCAAGCAACTTGCTGAATAGTGGTTGAATATTCGAAGCATAAGTGGTTTGCAATTGAGAAAGATATTCAATTCTATCAAGATCCGTTAACAGTACAGAGTTCTTTAATCCTCTGGCAGATAGCGATCTAATCAGTTTTTTATATGTCTCAAGAGCCCAAAGGTTGTATTCAGTAGATTTAGGGCTGAAGTCGATTTCAATAAATTGCTCAGAAGGTGTAAACAGAGACTCCGGTAAGATATTTTTCTTTTTAAGAGTTCTGGTCAGATCTTCATCTGTATCAATCTGTCTAAACAATTCAATAGCCCTTCGTGCGAGAAAATCATACATAGAAGGGAAGAAGCGACGAGAATCCTTTCCTGTTTCAATAATTTCAGAATAGAGTTCTGTGTTTACGGCAACCAGCTCATCCTCGGATGTTATCGAGGCATTCAGATGCTCTGTAATCCTATCATAAAAGTTGTTTCTTGTCCACTCCTTCATATCAGAAGGAAGAAAATCTCCCAGCTCGGTGCGCTGGTTAACTGTCCACTGATCTCTCTGATAATATTGAAGATATAGCTCCCCCAGCATTGAGTGAATAACAGATTTCTCTACCTTGTTACTGCTCTTCTCGAGCATCTCCTTAAGGTTATTAAATATCAGGGAGTCGTTCTGACCATCAACAGACAGATCATACTTGCCCTCATGTATGAGAGCTTTGATAACCTGAGGAGTGTTTTTCTCCTTAATAGCTTTTTGCAGTATTAGTCCCACTTGCTCTGAAGCTGATTTAG
This portion of the Lascolabacillus massiliensis genome encodes:
- the meaB gene encoding methylmalonyl Co-A mutase-associated GTPase MeaB — protein: MEHPENDEKYKGLIVNKGVTQPPSVNPYLKKRIKRKTNSAEEYVEGILSGNRTMLSKAVTLVESSLPEHHELAQSIIEKCLPHSGNSIRVGITGVPGAGKSTSIDSFGMHLLKNGHKLAVLAIDPSSERSKGSILGDKTRMERLSVEQDAFIRPSPSAGSLGGVARKTREIIILCEAAGFDYILVETVGVGQSEIAVHSMVDFFLLIQLSGTGDELQGIKRGIMEMADGIVINKADGDNIAKAKIAKRQLQNALHLFPLPESGWTPEVLTYSGYYNIGIEEIWDMIDRYIKFVKDNGYFYQKRNEQAKYRMYETINEHLRNSFYNDPEIAALLLKLEDDLLHARKSSYAAAKEALERYSQLQK
- a CDS encoding YebC/PmpR family DNA-binding transcriptional regulator; translated protein: MGRAFEYRKARKMKRWGNMARVFTKLGREITIAVTEGGPEPDSNPRLRVLIQQAKKENMPKENVERAIKKATDKDFSNYKEMVYEGYGPYGIAIVVETATDNPTRTVANVRSYFNKHGGSLGTTGSLEFMFDHKCVFKIAPKEGVDLEDLELELIDFGVDEVVNEEEDILLYGDFKSYSDIQKYLEDNGFEIFSAEFERIPKDTKDLEPSQREQIEKLLEKFEEDDDVQNVFHNMSEVEDED
- a CDS encoding OsmC family protein, which gives rise to MATHSIKTSWRENNIFDTDLDGHKVTIDLGEEQGGNNDGPRPKKLMLVAATGCSGLDVVEMVRKMRVDLKGFDIRIDAEMSDEHPKVYTSMKVVYEFTGDNLPVEKLERACKLSFDKYCGVLALYKSAVPVTYEVVIHN
- the pheT gene encoding phenylalanine--tRNA ligase subunit beta translates to MNISYNWLKEYLKFDLTPQQTSEVLTQIGLETESVEEVQTIKGGLKGLVIGEVLTCKDHPNSDHLHLTTVNIGDGNEPLNIVCGAPNVAAGQKVVVATVGTTLYSGEEEFKIKRSKIRGEESLGMICSEAEIGLSNNHDGIIVLPEDAVVGTPAAEYYNVQSDWVFSVDITPNRVDAASHYGIARDLAAYLKQQGKSFSLTKPSVDDFAIDKKDGGIEVIVENREACPRYSGLTIRGVTVKESPDWLKNKLLLIGLRPINNIVDITNFILYETGHPMHAFDAAYIKGDEVVIRTLPEKTKFTTLDDQERELRDKDLMICNSEEGMCIAGVFGGKNSGVTENTKDIFLESAYFHPTWVRKTARRHGLNTDSSFRFERGADPNNTVYALKRAALLVKEIAGGEIAGEIRDIYPVEIERPKVVLSYDKTNKLIGKEIPKDDIKSILKSLDIEIEAESESELTLRIPTYRVDVTRDVDVIEDILRIYGYNNVEVSHSLKANLSYKTATDRKQNLQTLISEQLTANGFDEIMNNSLTKKSYYEIQETYPLKNCVTLVNPLSNDLSVMRQTLLFGGLESIVYNRNRKHSDLCFYEFGNCYFYDADKKKDNDILAEYSESTYAGLWITGKRTHKNWAAPEEQSSVFELKAHIENIMIRIGIGKDRIIYEPLQNDLFSTAMSIGTNNRKLGYFGVVSKAIRKSFDIESEVFFAELNWDLLMKDSEKHKVQFFEISRFPEVSRDLALLIDKSVTFAQIEQVALKSERKLLKNVVLFDVYEGKNLPEGKKSYAVNFIIQDEEKTLTDKQIDKVMSKIQQNLQNELGAQLR
- a CDS encoding DUF1573 domain-containing protein, which codes for MKKVGFILLFSLIMTGLAFAQKPAMEFQKTEHNFGTIKEEIGAVTTQFTFKNTGDAPIIIQRVSSSCGCTTPSYTRQPILPGKEGTISAQYSTVRRPGTFNKTIRVYTNIPDTVYVLTIKGNVTPKK
- a CDS encoding phosphoglycerate kinase; protein product: MQTMDSFNFANKKAFVRVDFNVPLDDNFNITDDTRIRAAVPTLKKILKDGGSVIIGSHLGRPKGVTDKFSLKHILSRVSELLEVDVKFAEDCIGETTEAMVAALHPGEALLLENLRFYAEEEGKPRGLAADATEEVAAAKKALKESQKEFTKKLATYADVYVNDAFGTAHRAHASTALIADHFDSDHKLFGYLLQNEITAVEKVMKDTEKPFTAIMGGSKVSTKIEIIKNLLDKVDNLILAGGMTYTFAKAFGGKIGNSIVEDDKLDLARELVELAKEKGVNLVLATDTKIADSFSNDAKTDFASVKNIPDGWEGLDIGPESEKLFTEVIKNSKTILWNGPVGVFEFDNFAKGSLAVSNAIVEATKNGAFSLVGGGDSVACVNKFGHADQVSYVSTGGGALLEMIEGKVLPGIKAIRGY